In Mangifera indica cultivar Alphonso chromosome 1, CATAS_Mindica_2.1, whole genome shotgun sequence, a single genomic region encodes these proteins:
- the LOC123217098 gene encoding uncharacterized protein LOC123217098 isoform X1, whose amino-acid sequence MSNGTVRKVSRDDLQMVQNLIERCLQLYMNQKEVVETLLAQAKIEPGFTELVWQKLEEENQEFFRAYYLRLMVKHQIIEFNTLLEQQLHLMSQIHPQGVAPFPNSNGSHVPPLSQNLAGYPIEHSVPAIKMENMHHPIGSVVPNAFIDGRSSLRTGLPSAVGVSSQVSSVDNTTNLLSAKGRDQIEGMNGGMVKSEVEYSGSSLYMFGADGSVLEARPSIADAAVASFSSVESTSQGLNEPLLGADTSSFGFLGQIPRNFSLSDLTADFSHSSDLLESYSTSPFLGTDTENFLNSCERESQDTVSKLGSWPTGENEKLDIKSEGLGHGDFGSE is encoded by the exons ATGTCAAATGGAACTGTGAGAAAGGTCTCACGTGATGATTTACAAATG GTGCAAAATCTTATTGAACGCTGTCTTCAATTATATATGAACCAGAAGGAAGTGGTGGAAACTCTCTTGGCTCAGGCAAAGATTGAGCCTGGCTTTACAGAACTTG TTTGGCAAAAGCTTGAAGAAGAGAATCAGGAATTCTTCAGGGCTTATTATTTAAGACTGATGGTCAAGCACCAAATTATTGAATTCAATACACTGCTTGAGCAACAGCTGCATTTAATGAGTCAAATTCACCCACAGGGAGTTGCTCCATTTCCTAATTCTAATGGGTCGCATGTCCCACCAC TGTCCCAGAATTTAGCAGGCTATCCAATAGAGCACTCTGTACCAGCCATAAAGATGGAAAACATGCACCATCCAATAGGCTCTGTTGTACCTAACGCATTTATTGATGGAAGGTCATCATTACGCACAGGTTTACCGTCTGCTGTTGGAGTGTCTTCCCAGGTGAGCAGTGTTGATAACACAACAAATTTGCTTTCAGCTAAGGGCAGAGATCAGATTGAAGGGATGAATGGGGGAATGGTCAAATCAGAAGTGGAATATTCAGGAAGCTCCCTGTACATGTTTGGTGCTGATGGCAGTGTCCTGGAAGCCCGTCCATCAATTGCAGATGCAGCTGTTGCATCTTTCAGCAGTGTAGAGTCCACCTCTCAGGGGCTGAATGAACCACTTCTTGGTGCAGATACCTCTTCATTTGGATTTTTGGGTCAGATTCCTCGAAATTTCAGTTTATCAGATTTGACAGCCGACTTTTCTCATAGTTCAG ATCTACTGGAGAGCTATTCTACGTCACCATTCCTAGGTACAGATACTGAAAATTTCCTTAATTCTTGTGAAAGAGAGAGTCAAG ATACAGTATCTAAATTGGGGTCTTGGCCTACaggagaaaatgaaaagttGGACATCAAATCTGAAGGCTTAGGTCATGGCGATTTTGGAAGTGAATAG
- the LOC123217098 gene encoding uncharacterized protein LOC123217098 isoform X2, whose product MSNGTVRKVSRDDLQMVQNLIERCLQLYMNQKEVVETLLAQAKIEPGFTELVWQKLEEENQEFFRAYYLRLMVKHQIIEFNTLLEQQLHLMSQIHPQGVAPFPNSNGSHVPPLSQNLAGYPIEHSVPAIKMENMHHPIGSVVPNAFIDGRSSLRTGLPSAVGVSSQVSSVDNTTNLLSAKGRDQIEGMNGGMVKSEVEYSGSSLYMFGADGSVLEARPSIADAAVASFSSVESTSQGLNEPLLGADTSSFGFLGQIPRNFSLSDLTADFSHSSDLLESYSTSPFLGTDTENFLNSCERESQGENEKLDIKSEGLGHGDFGSE is encoded by the exons ATGTCAAATGGAACTGTGAGAAAGGTCTCACGTGATGATTTACAAATG GTGCAAAATCTTATTGAACGCTGTCTTCAATTATATATGAACCAGAAGGAAGTGGTGGAAACTCTCTTGGCTCAGGCAAAGATTGAGCCTGGCTTTACAGAACTTG TTTGGCAAAAGCTTGAAGAAGAGAATCAGGAATTCTTCAGGGCTTATTATTTAAGACTGATGGTCAAGCACCAAATTATTGAATTCAATACACTGCTTGAGCAACAGCTGCATTTAATGAGTCAAATTCACCCACAGGGAGTTGCTCCATTTCCTAATTCTAATGGGTCGCATGTCCCACCAC TGTCCCAGAATTTAGCAGGCTATCCAATAGAGCACTCTGTACCAGCCATAAAGATGGAAAACATGCACCATCCAATAGGCTCTGTTGTACCTAACGCATTTATTGATGGAAGGTCATCATTACGCACAGGTTTACCGTCTGCTGTTGGAGTGTCTTCCCAGGTGAGCAGTGTTGATAACACAACAAATTTGCTTTCAGCTAAGGGCAGAGATCAGATTGAAGGGATGAATGGGGGAATGGTCAAATCAGAAGTGGAATATTCAGGAAGCTCCCTGTACATGTTTGGTGCTGATGGCAGTGTCCTGGAAGCCCGTCCATCAATTGCAGATGCAGCTGTTGCATCTTTCAGCAGTGTAGAGTCCACCTCTCAGGGGCTGAATGAACCACTTCTTGGTGCAGATACCTCTTCATTTGGATTTTTGGGTCAGATTCCTCGAAATTTCAGTTTATCAGATTTGACAGCCGACTTTTCTCATAGTTCAG ATCTACTGGAGAGCTATTCTACGTCACCATTCCTAGGTACAGATACTGAAAATTTCCTTAATTCTTGTGAAAGAGAGAGTCAAG gagaaaatgaaaagttGGACATCAAATCTGAAGGCTTAGGTCATGGCGATTTTGGAAGTGAATAG
- the LOC123217098 gene encoding uncharacterized protein LOC123217098 isoform X3, whose protein sequence is MNQKEVVETLLAQAKIEPGFTELVWQKLEEENQEFFRAYYLRLMVKHQIIEFNTLLEQQLHLMSQIHPQGVAPFPNSNGSHVPPLSQNLAGYPIEHSVPAIKMENMHHPIGSVVPNAFIDGRSSLRTGLPSAVGVSSQVSSVDNTTNLLSAKGRDQIEGMNGGMVKSEVEYSGSSLYMFGADGSVLEARPSIADAAVASFSSVESTSQGLNEPLLGADTSSFGFLGQIPRNFSLSDLTADFSHSSDLLESYSTSPFLGTDTENFLNSCERESQDTVSKLGSWPTGENEKLDIKSEGLGHGDFGSE, encoded by the exons ATGAACCAGAAGGAAGTGGTGGAAACTCTCTTGGCTCAGGCAAAGATTGAGCCTGGCTTTACAGAACTTG TTTGGCAAAAGCTTGAAGAAGAGAATCAGGAATTCTTCAGGGCTTATTATTTAAGACTGATGGTCAAGCACCAAATTATTGAATTCAATACACTGCTTGAGCAACAGCTGCATTTAATGAGTCAAATTCACCCACAGGGAGTTGCTCCATTTCCTAATTCTAATGGGTCGCATGTCCCACCAC TGTCCCAGAATTTAGCAGGCTATCCAATAGAGCACTCTGTACCAGCCATAAAGATGGAAAACATGCACCATCCAATAGGCTCTGTTGTACCTAACGCATTTATTGATGGAAGGTCATCATTACGCACAGGTTTACCGTCTGCTGTTGGAGTGTCTTCCCAGGTGAGCAGTGTTGATAACACAACAAATTTGCTTTCAGCTAAGGGCAGAGATCAGATTGAAGGGATGAATGGGGGAATGGTCAAATCAGAAGTGGAATATTCAGGAAGCTCCCTGTACATGTTTGGTGCTGATGGCAGTGTCCTGGAAGCCCGTCCATCAATTGCAGATGCAGCTGTTGCATCTTTCAGCAGTGTAGAGTCCACCTCTCAGGGGCTGAATGAACCACTTCTTGGTGCAGATACCTCTTCATTTGGATTTTTGGGTCAGATTCCTCGAAATTTCAGTTTATCAGATTTGACAGCCGACTTTTCTCATAGTTCAG ATCTACTGGAGAGCTATTCTACGTCACCATTCCTAGGTACAGATACTGAAAATTTCCTTAATTCTTGTGAAAGAGAGAGTCAAG ATACAGTATCTAAATTGGGGTCTTGGCCTACaggagaaaatgaaaagttGGACATCAAATCTGAAGGCTTAGGTCATGGCGATTTTGGAAGTGAATAG